The following are encoded in a window of Fluviibacter phosphoraccumulans genomic DNA:
- a CDS encoding ATP-binding protein yields MHRVFIIFLGMLLLFIGQAAHAQDNDYIVSQSYYADKTNQLSLDEVKAQVFKPYEGLLTGGFSKGAYWIKLGIRAHAQDLVLKIRPAYTNELTLYDPASTGPPKVSGSRFQLDDADVEAASLNFLLPPSVEDRDVFLRVKSVSSYLVYVEAMPLSAFKRTERTENLIYAGYVMLTLILTVWLFITWLMNRERVIGMFAVQQFFAFLHTFIAVGLARVFLDRYISGALINEVFRLVLVTYPLIGLVANLLLLREYGLKKGFRSVFHLLMGASLLVIGLFLTGHEVTALNINAQLLLVMMGFFWISAIFGTDKRRASAASNAVQLNALRLFYSFNLTVWLIAVLPLLGLISTGPIALHSLFVYNMMSSLMFFFLLQYRARWLLKHEVARATTLKAEATQERQRREEQSMLMAMLSHEIKTPLSVLKLVVDEKVAGSDLEGHANRAVSNIDFIVNRCLQLGKLDAEAIRLVPSKFYLANFLATLVVYHKAQERVKIVCQELLLHADEDILRVVLSNLLDNALKYSPSESQIELTGEAAEVAGKSGVRITVSSDLGPLGAPDPDQVFKKYYRNMSASKISGSGLGLFLVQQLVTVLGGTVVYSHINRQVRFTVWMPT; encoded by the coding sequence ATGCACCGTGTTTTTATTATTTTCTTGGGAATGTTGCTCCTGTTTATCGGGCAGGCAGCACACGCACAGGATAATGATTACATCGTCAGCCAGTCTTATTACGCCGATAAAACTAATCAGTTGAGTTTGGACGAAGTTAAGGCCCAGGTTTTTAAGCCCTACGAGGGCCTGCTGACCGGGGGGTTTAGCAAGGGGGCTTATTGGATCAAGCTCGGCATCCGTGCTCATGCGCAGGACTTGGTATTAAAGATTCGACCAGCCTATACCAATGAGCTGACACTTTACGACCCGGCATCGACAGGGCCTCCAAAGGTTTCTGGTAGCAGATTTCAGTTAGATGATGCCGATGTTGAAGCGGCCAGCCTGAATTTTTTATTGCCGCCCAGTGTTGAGGATCGAGACGTCTTCCTGCGCGTCAAATCGGTGAGCAGTTATCTCGTGTATGTCGAGGCGATGCCGTTATCGGCGTTCAAACGCACGGAGCGTACAGAAAACCTGATTTACGCGGGTTACGTCATGCTCACCCTGATTCTGACGGTATGGTTGTTCATAACCTGGCTGATGAATCGAGAGCGGGTCATTGGCATGTTTGCGGTGCAGCAGTTTTTTGCCTTTCTCCATACCTTTATCGCGGTTGGTTTGGCCCGTGTTTTTCTGGATCGCTATATCAGTGGCGCACTGATCAATGAAGTTTTCAGATTGGTTTTGGTCACTTATCCGCTCATCGGTCTTGTGGCCAACCTGCTGCTGCTGCGAGAGTACGGTTTAAAGAAAGGATTCCGTTCCGTTTTCCATCTATTGATGGGTGCGTCCTTGTTGGTGATTGGGTTGTTTCTGACGGGGCATGAGGTGACCGCACTTAATATCAATGCACAACTGTTACTGGTCATGATGGGTTTTTTCTGGATTAGCGCAATTTTCGGTACGGATAAGAGGCGCGCCTCAGCAGCTTCCAATGCGGTTCAGCTCAATGCGCTGCGACTTTTTTATAGCTTTAATCTCACAGTCTGGTTGATTGCTGTGTTGCCGTTGTTGGGCCTCATTTCTACGGGGCCCATTGCCTTGCACTCACTGTTTGTTTACAACATGATGAGTTCATTGATGTTCTTTTTTCTATTGCAATACCGAGCACGATGGCTGTTAAAGCATGAGGTTGCCAGGGCAACAACACTGAAAGCAGAGGCGACGCAGGAGCGCCAGCGTAGAGAAGAGCAAAGCATGTTAATGGCGATGCTGTCGCATGAGATTAAAACCCCGCTCTCTGTTCTGAAGCTGGTGGTTGATGAAAAGGTGGCTGGCTCAGACCTTGAAGGCCATGCCAACCGTGCGGTCAGTAATATCGATTTCATTGTGAATCGCTGCCTGCAACTGGGTAAGCTGGATGCTGAGGCGATTCGACTTGTACCATCTAAGTTTTATTTGGCTAATTTTCTTGCAACCCTAGTGGTCTATCACAAGGCACAGGAACGCGTAAAAATTGTCTGTCAGGAATTGCTGCTTCATGCCGACGAGGATATTTTGCGTGTTGTGCTTTCCAATCTTCTGGATAATGCGTTGAAGTATTCGCCGTCGGAGTCACAGATTGAGCTGACCGGTGAAGCGGCGGAAGTAGCGGGCAAATCAGGCGTGCGCATTACCGTAAGTAGTGATCTTGGCCCGCTGGGTGCGCCTGATCCAGATCAGGTCTTTAAAAAATACTATCGCAACATGTCTGCATCGAAGATCAGCGGCTCCGGGCTGGGGCTGTTTCTGGTGCAGCAGCTCGTAACGGTGCTGGGTGGCACTGTTGTTTACTCACACATTAACCGTCAGGTGAGGTTTACGGTATGGATGCCAACCTGA
- a CDS encoding response regulator transcription factor, with protein sequence MDANLKIALVEDNDDLRDLLVRDIQRAGFVVQWAECAEDLDDLAAHTTFDLLILDLNLPGEDGLSIAQRYKRANPGCYIIMLTARSRLEDKVAGYESGADIYLTKPVSSAELIAAIKSLARRLMPHAANFELVLNVRQMVLTGVNSVELNRQEAVMLKALSESVNGNLPYYRLLELCGDEVVSEIAKATLEVRIVRLRKKLAEVGVEGKSIRAIRGEGYQLLQRIKVV encoded by the coding sequence ATGGATGCCAACCTGAAGATTGCATTGGTCGAAGATAACGACGATTTGAGAGATCTCCTTGTACGAGATATCCAAAGAGCCGGTTTTGTTGTGCAATGGGCAGAATGCGCAGAAGATCTTGATGACCTGGCTGCTCACACCACGTTTGATCTGCTGATTCTTGATCTGAATTTACCGGGGGAAGACGGGCTGAGCATTGCCCAGCGCTATAAGCGTGCCAATCCGGGCTGTTACATCATTATGTTGACCGCACGAAGTCGGCTTGAAGATAAGGTTGCCGGTTACGAATCGGGCGCGGATATTTACCTGACAAAACCGGTCTCAAGCGCTGAGCTGATTGCTGCAATTAAAAGTCTTGCACGGCGGTTGATGCCCCATGCCGCTAACTTTGAACTAGTTCTGAACGTTAGGCAGATGGTACTGACAGGGGTTAATTCGGTTGAATTAAATCGCCAGGAAGCGGTGATGCTTAAAGCCCTGAGTGAATCTGTGAACGGCAATCTGCCTTATTACCGGCTACTTGAATTATGCGGAGATGAGGTGGTCAGCGAAATTGCCAAAGCGACGCTAGAGGTACGTATTGTTCGCCTGCGCAAAAAGTTGGCTGAAGTGGGCGTCGAAGGCAAATCCATACGAGCGATTCGGGGTGAGGGCTATCAATTGCTGCAGCGTATTAAAGTCGTTTAG
- the dnaB gene encoding replicative DNA helicase: MSSDFSRSPRKNNFGNQPKSIDPAIAQLRVPPHSIEAEQSVLGGLLLDNESLDRITDLLTEVDFYRSEHKLIYQQITRLLERGRPADVITVSEAIEQSGLTDETGGLAYLGELAANTPSAANIRRYAEIVRERAVLRHLVVAGDEIATDALNPLGRDAKELLDTAEQKVFAIAEMGARAQQGFVHINPLLTQVVERIQELHDRENPSEITGVPTGFTDLDRMTSGLQPGDLIIVAGRPSMGKAQPLDAQVRTRTGWKRMGDLQIGDALASVDGQPSMVTGVYPQGVRQVYKVTFSDGRSTECCAEHLWSVHYRTWDAPRVLNTEKLIDLLSKKRYQNRLWIDQHTGDFGHHDELPVDAWLLGALLGDGSLSGSALRFSTASAEMLQRVQTVLPAAMTVTHAGHYDYRIVREDRGHAPGMAGSQPNAIKEALIGLGLWGKDSATKFIPRPYLEANRDVRLNVLRGLLDTDGWVEKWGSVRLSTASQQMANDVAELVRSLGGWCSITTKQPHFTNKEGVRTAGKTAWVCHINHPQPRSLFLLSDKIARLPETWAREKRPNFVSIEPVREVACQCISVSHPTRLYVTDNDIVTHNTAFALNIAEYVAVDVGLPVAVFSMEMGGTQLAMRMLASIGRLDSHRVRTGRLTDDEWSRLTYALGKLHEAPMHIDETGGMNPTDLRGRARRLKRQVGKLGLIVIDYIQLMGSTRQNENRATEVSEISRSLKALARELEVPIIALSQLSRKVEERTDKRPMMSDLRESGAIEQDADVILMMYREDYYKPDTPDKGMAEVIIGKQRNGPTGTVSLAFLGEYTRFENLARS, encoded by the coding sequence ATGAGTTCAGATTTTTCCCGTTCGCCCCGCAAGAATAATTTTGGTAACCAGCCCAAGTCCATCGACCCGGCCATTGCCCAGTTGCGCGTACCGCCACACTCCATTGAAGCCGAACAATCGGTGCTGGGTGGCTTGCTGCTCGATAATGAATCCCTGGACCGCATTACCGATCTGCTGACGGAAGTCGACTTCTACCGCAGCGAACACAAGCTCATTTATCAGCAGATCACCCGTCTGCTGGAACGTGGTCGTCCGGCTGATGTGATTACCGTTTCGGAAGCCATTGAACAGTCTGGCCTGACCGACGAAACGGGTGGCCTCGCCTATTTAGGTGAACTGGCCGCCAATACGCCCTCCGCTGCCAACATTCGACGCTATGCCGAAATCGTGCGCGAGCGTGCCGTACTGCGTCATCTGGTCGTGGCGGGCGATGAAATTGCCACCGATGCCCTGAATCCATTAGGGCGAGACGCCAAAGAACTGCTCGATACCGCCGAACAAAAAGTCTTTGCCATTGCCGAAATGGGCGCACGGGCGCAGCAGGGCTTTGTGCATATCAACCCGCTACTCACCCAAGTGGTAGAGCGGATTCAAGAATTGCACGATCGCGAGAACCCCTCAGAAATCACCGGCGTACCGACGGGCTTTACCGATCTGGACCGCATGACCTCTGGCTTGCAACCGGGTGATCTCATCATCGTCGCCGGTCGCCCCAGTATGGGTAAGGCCCAGCCGCTGGATGCCCAGGTGCGCACCCGCACTGGCTGGAAGCGCATGGGTGATCTGCAAATCGGTGATGCCCTGGCCTCTGTTGATGGACAGCCCTCAATGGTGACCGGCGTTTACCCGCAGGGTGTGCGCCAGGTCTATAAGGTCACCTTCTCCGATGGTCGCAGCACTGAATGTTGTGCCGAGCACCTCTGGTCGGTGCATTATCGGACGTGGGATGCGCCACGCGTCTTGAATACAGAAAAGCTCATCGACCTGTTGAGCAAAAAGCGGTATCAGAACCGCCTCTGGATCGACCAGCATACGGGTGACTTCGGTCACCATGACGAACTGCCAGTCGATGCCTGGCTGCTCGGTGCGTTGTTGGGTGATGGCTCGTTAAGCGGCAGTGCCCTGCGTTTCTCTACGGCATCAGCAGAAATGTTGCAGCGTGTGCAGACCGTGCTACCCGCAGCCATGACAGTGACCCACGCCGGTCACTACGATTACCGCATCGTGCGCGAAGACCGTGGCCACGCACCTGGCATGGCAGGTAGTCAACCGAACGCCATTAAAGAAGCGCTCATTGGCCTCGGCCTCTGGGGCAAAGACAGCGCCACTAAATTTATTCCGCGCCCGTATCTGGAAGCCAATCGCGATGTGCGACTGAACGTATTGCGTGGCCTACTCGATACCGATGGCTGGGTAGAGAAGTGGGGTAGTGTGCGCCTATCGACCGCCAGCCAGCAAATGGCCAACGATGTCGCAGAGCTCGTGCGCTCATTGGGCGGTTGGTGCAGCATCACCACCAAACAGCCGCATTTCACGAACAAAGAGGGCGTGCGTACGGCGGGTAAAACGGCCTGGGTGTGTCATATCAACCATCCGCAACCGCGCAGCTTGTTCCTGCTTTCTGACAAAATCGCGCGTCTGCCAGAAACCTGGGCACGTGAAAAACGCCCCAACTTCGTCAGCATTGAACCGGTGCGTGAAGTTGCGTGCCAGTGCATTTCGGTGAGCCACCCAACGCGCTTGTATGTTACCGACAACGATATCGTCACGCACAACACCGCTTTTGCGTTGAACATCGCCGAATACGTGGCCGTGGACGTGGGGCTACCGGTGGCCGTGTTCTCCATGGAAATGGGCGGCACGCAGCTCGCAATGCGTATGCTGGCCTCGATTGGCCGTCTGGATTCGCACCGCGTGCGCACCGGTCGCCTGACCGACGACGAATGGTCACGTCTGACCTATGCGCTGGGCAAACTGCACGAAGCGCCCATGCATATCGACGAAACCGGCGGCATGAACCCCACCGATTTACGCGGCCGTGCCCGTCGCCTCAAGCGCCAGGTGGGCAAGCTCGGCCTCATCGTCATCGACTATATCCAGCTCATGGGCTCCACGCGCCAGAACGAAAACCGCGCCACCGAAGTGTCAGAAATCTCCCGCTCGCTCAAAGCGCTGGCCCGTGAACTGGAAGTACCCATCATCGCGCTGTCACAGCTCTCACGTAAAGTGGAAGAGCGTACCGACAAGCGCCCCATGATGAGTGACTTGCGTGAATCTGGCGCTATCGAACAGGATGCCGACGTAATCCTGATGATGTACCGCGAGGATTACTACAAACCCGATACGCCCGACAAAGGCATGGCCGAAGTCATTATCGGTAAGCAGCGTAACGGCCCAACGGGCACCGTCAGCCTGGCGTTTCTGGGTGAGTACACCCGCTTTGAGAATCTGGCCCGGAGCTAA
- a CDS encoding thiamine pyrophosphate-dependent enzyme yields MSKNVAQVVIEVLESAGVKNIYGVVGDTLNYVTDALSKSKIDWVHTRHEEVGAFAAGAESYVSGTLAGCAGSCGPGSLHLINGVYEAHRSRIPLIVIASQMDTATLGTDMPQEVDFKKVFSDCAVFCEQINNAEQARRLTVLACQAAISKQGPAVLILPVDISKTEIKDEVPYSVHFPKPVRRPNDDELKQAAAIIAQGKKVGIYAGMGSEGAHDLLIALAKKLNAPIAHTSRAKDFVEYDNPYNVGMTGLLGVHSGFHMMNSCDTLILLGADFAWGQFYPQHAKIIQIDRDASRLGRRHPVTLGLEGDVIPSLEALLPLLGEKSDDAFLKECLKERKDTLESLAAKEIPGDAGSIHPEYLTKLLDKYAAEDALVTGDCGSAMVWVLRHFQSNGKRRTLLSLRHGTMANAMPMALGLKKAYPNRQVISLSGDGGLAMLMGDLLTIRQENLPIKIVVLHNSSLNFVELEMKTEGLLNNYTDLKNPSFAAIAQAVGIKGYEVKDPADLEKTVKEFLADPEAGLLDVYTNRYELVMPPTVTVENVTGMATYMAKAVVGGRFKEAETLMKNAIKTIIN; encoded by the coding sequence ATGAGTAAAAATGTCGCACAAGTCGTAATTGAAGTTCTGGAATCTGCGGGCGTCAAAAATATCTATGGTGTCGTCGGGGACACGCTGAATTACGTCACCGATGCCCTATCTAAAAGCAAGATCGACTGGGTGCATACGCGCCATGAAGAGGTCGGTGCATTTGCCGCAGGTGCAGAATCTTATGTCAGTGGCACACTGGCGGGTTGTGCTGGTTCATGCGGGCCGGGCAGCTTGCATCTTATCAACGGGGTTTACGAGGCGCATCGCAGTCGCATTCCGTTGATCGTTATCGCAAGCCAGATGGATACGGCAACGCTAGGCACAGATATGCCACAGGAAGTAGACTTCAAAAAAGTCTTTTCCGACTGCGCGGTCTTTTGCGAGCAAATTAACAACGCCGAGCAAGCACGTCGTTTAACGGTTCTGGCTTGTCAGGCAGCAATCAGCAAACAAGGGCCGGCCGTTCTGATTCTGCCGGTTGATATCAGCAAAACCGAAATCAAAGATGAAGTGCCTTACTCGGTGCACTTCCCGAAACCGGTTCGTCGCCCCAATGATGATGAGCTAAAGCAAGCCGCTGCCATTATTGCCCAGGGTAAGAAAGTCGGTATCTATGCTGGCATGGGCTCAGAAGGTGCCCATGATCTACTGATTGCACTGGCTAAAAAGCTGAATGCGCCTATTGCCCACACCTCTCGCGCCAAGGATTTTGTCGAGTATGACAATCCTTACAATGTTGGGATGACCGGGTTACTGGGTGTGCATTCGGGTTTTCACATGATGAACAGCTGTGACACGCTCATTCTGCTGGGCGCTGACTTTGCCTGGGGTCAGTTCTACCCACAGCATGCAAAAATTATTCAGATCGACCGAGATGCATCCCGTCTCGGTCGTCGCCATCCCGTGACACTGGGACTTGAAGGTGATGTGATCCCTAGCCTTGAAGCGCTTTTGCCGCTCCTCGGCGAAAAATCGGACGATGCCTTCCTTAAAGAATGCCTGAAGGAACGTAAAGATACACTTGAGAGTCTAGCGGCCAAGGAAATCCCCGGAGATGCAGGATCAATCCATCCGGAATATCTCACCAAGCTTCTGGATAAATATGCAGCAGAAGATGCCCTCGTAACGGGCGACTGTGGCTCTGCGATGGTTTGGGTGCTCCGTCATTTTCAATCGAATGGCAAACGCAGAACGCTGCTTAGCTTGCGTCACGGAACCATGGCCAACGCCATGCCCATGGCCCTTGGCTTAAAGAAGGCTTACCCTAATCGCCAAGTGATCAGCCTGTCTGGAGACGGCGGCCTCGCCATGCTGATGGGAGACCTGCTAACCATTCGCCAGGAAAACCTGCCCATTAAGATTGTGGTGCTGCATAACAGCTCGCTGAATTTTGTTGAGCTGGAAATGAAGACCGAAGGTCTGCTCAACAACTACACCGATCTTAAAAATCCTAGTTTTGCGGCCATTGCCCAAGCTGTTGGCATCAAGGGTTATGAAGTCAAAGATCCGGCAGACCTGGAAAAAACGGTCAAGGAATTTCTGGCAGATCCGGAAGCCGGTTTGCTGGATGTATACACCAATCGTTATGAACTGGTCATGCCGCCAACAGTGACAGTAGAAAACGTCACCGGCATGGCGACGTACATGGCAAAAGCGGTTGTCGGCGGTCGTTTCAAAGAAGCTGAAACGCTGATGAAAAACGCAATAAAGACCATCATTAACTAA
- a CDS encoding lipase family protein has translation MIWKPKLTVVALLATCGFSANIALADPAVAPFYQSVMHMKAEGKLGQVIKKEKVATPIPGAQAWRIAYISSDLNGKNTISTGLVVAPTGPAPAGGRPLISWSHGTTGNAQNCGPSQVENPAQSLNQYFLVNGNSWTDYGLPSLEQFIKDGYVVVGTDYQGLGGGGRHQYAVAKTNGRDAINAARAAGSMKETSASKKALMIGWSQGAGSTVGASSQGAYISQKGTAFDDLDIVGFVAMAIPDLAMYKPATLDEAGATKMLTDFANAWSVDSFAFAHMSMNLWGTQAAYPDKLKLNDIFTDEGAKALDEIYLNKCVHVSTDTINFNYGSSYKSLLRPQPMNAKAWAQAIVDGSVDNTAKPIAPVLILYGNKDTTLPPVMGEYYRDKVCALGGNVARVQLPGDQNHFTTPSASVPFYLPWIKDRLSGKPAVDGCAAENVL, from the coding sequence ATGATTTGGAAACCCAAACTAACTGTTGTTGCATTGCTTGCCACCTGCGGCTTTTCGGCCAACATCGCATTGGCAGATCCAGCGGTTGCGCCATTTTATCAATCTGTGATGCACATGAAGGCCGAAGGAAAATTGGGCCAGGTCATTAAGAAGGAAAAGGTCGCCACACCGATCCCAGGTGCACAAGCTTGGCGTATTGCTTACATTTCTTCTGATCTGAACGGTAAGAACACCATTTCAACCGGTTTGGTGGTGGCGCCAACCGGCCCAGCACCTGCTGGTGGCAGACCGTTAATTTCATGGTCACACGGTACAACAGGCAATGCGCAAAATTGCGGCCCATCGCAAGTTGAGAACCCGGCACAGTCGCTCAACCAATATTTTCTTGTGAATGGTAATTCGTGGACCGATTATGGTCTGCCAAGCCTGGAACAATTCATCAAGGATGGTTACGTTGTCGTCGGCACAGACTATCAGGGTCTTGGCGGTGGCGGTCGTCACCAATATGCCGTTGCAAAGACCAACGGTCGTGATGCGATCAATGCAGCCCGTGCTGCCGGTTCGATGAAAGAGACTAGCGCCAGCAAGAAAGCGCTGATGATCGGTTGGTCACAAGGTGCAGGCTCCACAGTCGGCGCTTCTTCCCAGGGAGCGTACATCTCCCAAAAGGGGACAGCCTTTGACGACCTTGATATTGTCGGTTTTGTAGCAATGGCTATTCCAGATCTTGCCATGTATAAACCGGCAACCCTAGATGAAGCCGGTGCCACTAAGATGCTTACCGATTTTGCGAACGCCTGGTCTGTGGATAGTTTTGCATTCGCCCATATGTCAATGAACCTCTGGGGCACCCAAGCTGCCTATCCGGATAAATTAAAATTAAACGACATCTTCACCGATGAAGGTGCCAAAGCGCTAGACGAGATCTATCTCAACAAGTGCGTACACGTAAGCACGGACACAATTAATTTTAACTACGGTTCTTCCTACAAATCCTTGTTGAGGCCACAGCCCATGAACGCTAAGGCTTGGGCACAGGCGATTGTCGATGGTTCAGTCGATAATACTGCAAAACCTATAGCACCAGTGCTAATCCTTTACGGAAACAAAGATACAACATTGCCGCCAGTCATGGGTGAGTACTATCGCGACAAGGTTTGTGCTCTCGGTGGAAATGTCGCTCGCGTGCAGTTACCCGGCGATCAGAATCATTTCACGACACCCAGCGCCTCCGTACCTTTCTATCTGCCGTGGATCAAAGACCGTCTTTCCGGCAAACCGGCAGTTGACGGCTGTGCTGCTGAAAACGTCCTTTAA
- a CDS encoding amidohydrolase, translating to MKHRTSLVAAAIASLVSFNAWAAGSTLADTVFYGGTVVTVNDKQPQVTGLAVKDGNILAVGNQASILQEYVGSNTQLVDLKGRTLMPGFVEPHLHISLTALTENVALNLSNFTLPYDTIDTILDKIRAHKKKIPDDAWIIGFGVDPSRTTPFMAELNADLLDKVSTTNPIFIVNQSGHIAYVNHKAMELAGINENTPNPGNGGVYVRDAQGKHTGVLNEPPSYYAFAKKMTPPSQQIVVDAYMKTVKSMAATGITTSSEMGLGAVLPVEAEYAMVKELSSQPGFPIRVRAYYWGTSLNEGMSMVQPNEGNDMFRMVGVKYIADGSTQGLTAALNKPYNYPKGTTNRGALDWEDEKLFSTAKPYFDQGWQISIHANGDRAIGQALGVYGRLLENEQDPAKRRLRIEHFTVNTEKEIALAHKLGVAPSMTIGHVGFWGEVFHDHLLGHDRADRIDASGSMTKRGLRFSFHSDSPVSPYQPLQYISTGASRLWQAPPRKVLGHQQRIAVDRAIKAVTLDAAYALFADDQIGSLEPGKWADLIILDQNPRTTELTKIPQIKVTETWVNGKRVH from the coding sequence ATGAAACACCGTACAAGCCTTGTTGCTGCTGCGATCGCATCCTTGGTGTCCTTTAACGCATGGGCTGCTGGTTCTACGCTGGCTGACACTGTTTTCTACGGTGGTACCGTGGTTACGGTTAACGACAAACAGCCGCAAGTGACCGGGCTTGCCGTAAAAGACGGCAATATTCTGGCGGTAGGTAACCAGGCAAGCATTCTGCAAGAATATGTGGGCAGCAACACGCAGCTCGTTGACCTTAAAGGCCGGACGCTGATGCCTGGTTTTGTGGAGCCACACCTGCATATCTCTTTGACGGCGCTGACAGAAAACGTTGCGCTGAATTTATCCAATTTTACTTTGCCTTACGACACGATTGATACGATCCTGGATAAGATTCGCGCCCATAAAAAGAAGATCCCTGACGATGCCTGGATCATCGGCTTCGGTGTTGACCCGTCGCGTACAACGCCATTTATGGCGGAGTTGAATGCCGATTTGCTCGATAAAGTCTCGACGACGAATCCAATTTTTATCGTGAATCAGTCAGGCCACATTGCTTATGTGAATCATAAGGCGATGGAATTGGCCGGTATCAACGAAAACACACCCAATCCTGGCAACGGCGGCGTGTATGTTCGCGACGCTCAGGGTAAACACACGGGTGTTCTGAACGAGCCGCCTTCATACTATGCTTTTGCTAAAAAAATGACGCCGCCGTCTCAACAGATTGTAGTTGATGCTTACATGAAGACGGTGAAGAGCATGGCGGCGACGGGTATCACGACATCATCGGAGATGGGCTTGGGCGCTGTTCTGCCTGTGGAGGCCGAGTATGCAATGGTTAAAGAACTGAGCAGCCAGCCGGGGTTTCCGATTCGTGTGCGTGCCTATTATTGGGGAACTTCGCTTAACGAAGGCATGTCTATGGTTCAGCCCAATGAAGGCAACGACATGTTCCGCATGGTCGGCGTGAAGTACATAGCGGATGGTTCGACGCAGGGTCTTACTGCGGCACTGAACAAGCCATACAACTACCCGAAGGGCACGACAAACCGTGGTGCACTCGACTGGGAAGACGAGAAGCTCTTCAGCACTGCCAAGCCTTACTTTGATCAAGGTTGGCAGATCTCGATCCATGCCAATGGCGATCGTGCGATTGGTCAGGCGCTTGGTGTCTACGGCCGCTTACTCGAAAACGAGCAAGATCCAGCCAAGCGTCGTTTACGAATCGAGCATTTCACGGTGAACACTGAGAAAGAAATTGCTTTGGCGCATAAACTTGGTGTGGCACCGAGCATGACTATTGGTCACGTCGGTTTCTGGGGCGAAGTTTTCCATGACCACCTGCTGGGGCACGATCGCGCTGACCGAATTGATGCGAGTGGTTCTATGACCAAGCGCGGGTTGCGTTTCTCGTTTCATAGTGATTCCCCAGTTTCGCCTTACCAACCGTTACAGTACATTTCGACTGGCGCATCTCGACTCTGGCAAGCACCGCCGCGTAAGGTTCTGGGGCACCAGCAGCGAATCGCGGTAGATCGGGCGATCAAGGCAGTTACGCTGGATGCCGCCTACGCATTGTTTGCCGACGATCAAATCGGTAGTCTGGAACCCGGTAAATGGGCGGATCTAATCATTCTGGATCAGAATCCCCGAACAACCGAGTTAACGAAGATTCCGCAGATCAAAGTGACGGAAACCTGGGTTAACGGAAAACGCGTCCACTAA